One Nitrosomonas sp. PY1 DNA window includes the following coding sequences:
- a CDS encoding tetratricopeptide repeat protein, with amino-acid sequence MAAYSLEEQEKIDGLRAWWNKFGTVLVILLTVALFAMGGMKAWEYYQQKQAYQAADLYVLLQQIQASDDATKINDAAQLVMAGYPSSGYASRAAFITAQADEKNGNAKRALESLQWVVDHAKESSLRDLARLRIAGILLDEEKYDEALRAISVPHGDNFSGLYLDRKGDILVANHKFSEARLSYQEAIEKLNKTNNYYNIVQMKLDALGEVE; translated from the coding sequence ATGGCGGCTTATTCTCTTGAAGAGCAGGAAAAAATTGACGGACTTAGGGCTTGGTGGAATAAATTCGGGACGGTGCTGGTCATTCTACTTACTGTTGCATTATTTGCCATGGGAGGTATGAAGGCGTGGGAATACTATCAACAAAAGCAAGCCTACCAAGCGGCTGATTTATATGTTTTGTTGCAGCAAATTCAAGCTTCAGATGATGCAACGAAAATTAATGATGCGGCACAGTTAGTAATGGCAGGTTATCCATCCAGTGGTTATGCTTCGCGCGCTGCATTCATTACAGCACAAGCTGATGAAAAAAATGGTAATGCCAAGCGCGCGCTAGAGAGTTTGCAATGGGTGGTTGATCATGCAAAGGAATCTTCTTTGCGTGATTTGGCTCGCTTGAGGATTGCTGGTATTCTATTGGATGAAGAAAAATATGATGAAGCGCTAAGAGCAATTAGTGTTCCGCATGGCGATAATTTCTCGGGCTTATATCTGGATCGCAAAGGAGACATTCTAGTTGCAAACCATAAATTTTCCGAGGCGAGATTAAGTTATCAGGAAGCGATTGAGAAATTAAACAAAACCAATAATTACTACAATATTGTCCAAATGAAATTGGATGCATTGGGTGAAGTTGAATAA
- the hisS gene encoding histidine--tRNA ligase: protein MVSSIKAIRGMNDILPSETYRWIYFEQVIHQWLASYGYRNIRTPILEQTDLFVRSIGEVTDIVEKEMYTFTDQLNNDSLTLRPEGTASCVRAVIEHSLLYSGPQRLYYLGPMFRHERPQKGRYRQFHQVGVEALGYGGPDVDAELMIMCSRLWKLLGISGLRLEIGTLGNSETRAAYRTHLLEYLERHRNKLDEDSLRRLHTNPLRILDSKNPELQETIENAPKLIEYLDSESKNHFDELQAILQDQGIAFMINLRLVRGLDYYNRTVFEWVSDQLGAQGTVCAGGRYDGLIEQIGGKSAPACGFAMGVERLLALMDQHDPAEMQSNLDCYIVHQGETTRDYAWKCAEFLRDKGLDVILHCGGGNFKAQMKKADASGAYYALIIGDEEVKTNQVTVKSLRQMSEQVRLNLNDVMQFIKQ from the coding sequence ATGGTCAGTAGCATCAAGGCTATTCGCGGGATGAATGACATCCTGCCAAGTGAAACCTATCGATGGATTTACTTTGAGCAAGTCATACATCAGTGGCTTGCATCGTATGGTTACCGGAATATACGTACCCCCATTCTCGAGCAGACTGATTTGTTTGTACGCTCGATCGGTGAGGTGACTGATATTGTCGAGAAAGAAATGTATACGTTTACGGACCAGTTGAATAATGATAGTTTAACGTTGCGTCCTGAAGGTACAGCGTCTTGCGTGCGTGCGGTGATTGAGCACAGCTTGTTATATAGCGGCCCACAAAGACTTTATTATCTTGGCCCGATGTTTCGGCATGAAAGACCACAAAAAGGGCGGTATCGGCAATTTCATCAGGTCGGTGTTGAAGCATTGGGGTACGGTGGTCCTGATGTTGACGCTGAGTTGATGATTATGTGCTCGAGATTGTGGAAGCTACTTGGAATTTCGGGCTTGCGTCTTGAAATTGGTACTTTGGGAAATAGCGAAACGCGCGCGGCTTATCGCACCCATTTGCTTGAATATTTAGAGCGTCATCGTAATAAGCTAGATGAAGATTCATTAAGGCGGCTGCATACTAACCCACTGCGCATTTTGGATAGTAAGAATCCGGAGTTGCAGGAGACCATCGAGAATGCGCCTAAATTAATAGAATATTTAGATTCAGAATCAAAAAATCATTTCGATGAGCTACAAGCTATTTTGCAAGATCAGGGAATTGCTTTTATGATCAATTTGCGACTGGTAAGAGGGCTTGATTATTACAATCGTACTGTGTTCGAGTGGGTTAGCGATCAATTAGGCGCACAAGGTACGGTATGCGCAGGTGGGCGTTATGATGGTTTAATTGAACAGATTGGAGGTAAATCAGCTCCAGCATGCGGTTTTGCGATGGGGGTCGAGCGCTTGCTGGCTTTGATGGATCAACATGATCCTGCAGAAATGCAATCCAATCTAGATTGCTACATTGTCCATCAAGGAGAAACCACGCGCGATTATGCTTGGAAGTGTGCGGAATTTTTACGGGATAAAGGGTTAGATGTTATTTTGCATTGCGGTGGCGGAAACTTCAAAGCGCAAATGAAGAAAGCTGATGCATCTGGTGCTTATTACGCTTTGATCATTGGTGATGAGGAAGTAAAAACAAATCAAGTTACAGTGAAATCATTACGTCAAATGTCTGAGCAAGTCAGGTTAAACTTGAATGATGTGATGCAGTTTATTAAACAATAA
- the ispG gene encoding flavodoxin-dependent (E)-4-hydroxy-3-methylbut-2-enyl-diphosphate synthase → MSENGLSRKRRMSVGVCVGDIQIGGNAPIVVQSMTNTDTANEAATVEQVMQLARAGSELVRITVNSMEAAAAVPGIRANLDDMGCHVPLIGDFHFNGHKLLTAHPECAKALGKFRINPGNVGHGRKRDEQFATLIESACKYDKPIRIGVNWGSLDPEMLARIMDQNAASSNPQDAKYVMREALITSALESAAKAEEIGLSRSKIVLSCKVSGVQDLIMVYRELAARCDYALHLGLTEAGMGSKGIVASSAALAVLLQEGIGDTIRISLTPEPGGSRAREVVVAQEILQTMGLRAFVPLVAACPGCGRTTSTYFQELAESIQAYVRDEMLIWRDQYEGVENMTLAVMGCVVNGPGESKHANIGISLPGSGESPVAPVFVDGQKTVTLKGDTIASDFRQIVANYVSEKYPRKHI, encoded by the coding sequence ATGTCTGAGAATGGCTTGTCTCGTAAACGCAGAATGAGTGTTGGAGTTTGCGTTGGCGATATCCAAATTGGTGGTAATGCGCCGATTGTGGTGCAATCAATGACCAATACTGATACTGCGAATGAAGCAGCTACTGTTGAGCAGGTAATGCAGCTAGCTCGAGCAGGTTCCGAATTGGTACGTATTACTGTGAACTCAATGGAGGCTGCTGCTGCTGTACCGGGTATTCGTGCGAATCTTGACGATATGGGATGTCATGTGCCATTGATTGGTGATTTTCATTTCAATGGTCATAAATTACTAACGGCTCATCCTGAATGTGCTAAAGCATTGGGTAAGTTTCGTATTAACCCAGGTAATGTGGGGCATGGAAGAAAACGCGATGAACAATTTGCCACGTTGATTGAAAGCGCATGTAAGTACGATAAACCGATTCGAATCGGAGTTAATTGGGGTAGCCTTGATCCAGAGATGCTGGCAAGAATCATGGATCAAAATGCAGCTTCCAGCAATCCACAAGATGCAAAGTATGTTATGCGCGAAGCGTTGATTACATCAGCGCTAGAGAGTGCAGCTAAGGCTGAGGAAATTGGATTGAGTCGTAGCAAAATCGTTTTATCTTGTAAAGTAAGCGGCGTGCAGGATTTAATCATGGTATATCGCGAGCTGGCAGCGCGTTGTGATTATGCGTTACATTTGGGGCTTACTGAAGCAGGCATGGGTTCTAAAGGAATTGTTGCGTCGTCTGCAGCTTTAGCTGTTTTGCTGCAAGAAGGCATTGGCGATACAATTCGCATTTCATTAACTCCTGAGCCAGGAGGCTCTCGTGCGCGAGAAGTGGTTGTTGCACAAGAAATTCTTCAGACAATGGGATTGCGTGCTTTTGTTCCTTTGGTAGCGGCATGTCCCGGATGCGGCCGTACAACTAGTACGTATTTTCAGGAGCTTGCAGAAAGCATACAAGCCTATGTACGTGATGAAATGTTGATATGGCGTGACCAGTATGAGGGTGTAGAAAATATGACACTCGCAGTGATGGGGTGTGTGGTAAATGGGCCAGGCGAAAGCAAACATGCAAATATCGGTATCAGCCTACCTGGCTCCGGTGAAAGTCCTGTCGCACCAGTATTTGTCGATGGTCAGAAAACGGTCACGTTAAAAGGGGATACCATTGCCAGCGATTTTCGGCAAATTGTTGCCAATTATGTCAGTGAAAAGTACCCAAGAAAACATATCTGA
- a CDS encoding RodZ domain-containing protein, with product MNLDNDNSVGAGTLVNDDVHSGNFVHSVGHVLRNARVARGLSTEDVSRQLRISVKQVEAIEKEDFDKLPGRTFLRGFVRNYANFVQLEPAPLLESLPGNSPILSAQERIPFKDKQLSFSANRRESLGGSRLISIVMLLLVIFGVYYILENNTWLQSSVGEMTEKGIKSESGKGSVEIQLPISGSAKNETDLSVNKAPENLNNEARKDASSSFDSIKLFEALGKQNARTVEAVSPMENKYAALEEEEIAQKDLLAEDEGSLYFTFTADSWIKVVDGKGASLLEQVRKKGSEQVLTGKKPFSIVIGNASGVNLTYNDKEINIDSYKKQDGTARFKLQ from the coding sequence ATGAACTTGGATAATGATAACAGTGTTGGTGCGGGTACGTTAGTAAATGATGATGTTCATTCGGGCAATTTCGTGCATAGCGTTGGTCATGTATTGCGCAATGCGAGAGTAGCTAGAGGATTGAGTACCGAAGATGTGTCTCGGCAATTGCGAATCTCGGTTAAGCAAGTTGAAGCTATTGAGAAAGAAGATTTCGATAAATTGCCTGGACGTACTTTTTTACGTGGCTTCGTACGTAATTACGCCAACTTCGTTCAATTAGAGCCTGCACCATTATTGGAGTCGTTACCGGGTAACTCGCCGATACTTTCAGCCCAAGAACGTATACCATTTAAAGATAAGCAATTATCTTTTTCTGCCAATCGTAGAGAAAGTCTGGGTGGTAGTCGCTTGATATCAATTGTAATGCTTTTATTAGTGATTTTTGGGGTTTACTATATCCTGGAAAATAATACGTGGCTGCAGAGTTCCGTCGGTGAAATGACTGAAAAAGGCATTAAATCAGAAAGTGGAAAAGGGTCGGTAGAAATTCAACTGCCGATTTCTGGTTCGGCAAAAAATGAAACTGATCTTTCTGTTAATAAAGCACCCGAAAATTTAAATAACGAGGCGAGAAAAGATGCATCTTCATCTTTTGATAGCATAAAGCTTTTTGAAGCATTGGGTAAGCAAAATGCCCGAACTGTAGAAGCCGTTTCTCCCATGGAGAATAAGTATGCGGCGCTTGAAGAAGAGGAAATTGCCCAAAAAGATTTGTTGGCCGAAGATGAAGGAAGTTTATATTTCACATTTACTGCTGATTCATGGATTAAAGTTGTGGATGGAAAGGGTGCATCTCTTTTAGAACAAGTGCGTAAAAAGGGCAGCGAACAAGTATTAACGGGGAAGAAGCCATTTAGTATCGTGATTGGCAATGCATCTGGCGTTAATCTCACCTATAATGACAAAGAAATTAATATCGATTCCTATAAAAAGCAAGATGGAACTGCTCGGTTTAAGCTGCAATAG
- the pilW gene encoding type IV pilus biogenesis/stability protein PilW has protein sequence MKKIIAPISALLILVLGFGGCVQQQPKVAEPTKEEKSARALQSAKVHTELAGEYYNRGQMDVALEEVDEALKAEPNYAPAYNVLGLVNMKLNDDAKALQNFTQALKLTPEDAEIRNNYGWFLCQRVPQQMDQAIEQFTQAIQNPLYATPEMALTNAGICEIKRERYDEAQTYLRRALLIQPKYFAALLALVDMDFRRGKLVEAKSKLVELMQNNSPTPESLLLAIQIEQAVGDQMSADSYIFQLQKRFPDSKEAVSVREGKIN, from the coding sequence GTGAAAAAGATTATTGCGCCAATATCAGCTTTGTTGATTCTTGTCTTAGGATTTGGTGGTTGTGTACAGCAACAACCGAAGGTTGCTGAACCGACCAAAGAAGAAAAAAGTGCACGTGCACTCCAAAGCGCTAAAGTACATACCGAATTAGCTGGGGAATACTATAACCGAGGGCAGATGGATGTCGCTCTGGAGGAAGTTGATGAAGCGTTAAAAGCCGAGCCTAATTATGCGCCCGCTTATAATGTACTGGGGTTAGTGAATATGAAGTTAAATGACGATGCGAAAGCGTTGCAGAATTTCACACAAGCCTTGAAATTAACACCAGAGGATGCTGAAATACGCAATAACTATGGCTGGTTCTTATGCCAACGCGTTCCTCAACAAATGGACCAAGCAATTGAGCAATTTACACAAGCCATACAGAATCCGTTGTATGCTACGCCAGAGATGGCATTAACCAATGCAGGAATCTGCGAAATCAAACGCGAACGCTACGATGAAGCACAGACATATTTACGTCGAGCGTTATTAATACAACCTAAATACTTCGCAGCTTTACTCGCTCTAGTCGATATGGATTTTCGGCGCGGTAAATTGGTTGAGGCTAAATCAAAACTGGTTGAATTAATGCAAAACAATTCACCAACCCCGGAAAGTCTTTTGTTAGCGATTCAAATTGAACAAGCCGTCGGTGATCAAATGAGCGCGGATAGCTATATTTTTCAGTTACAAAAGCGATTTCCCGATTCGAAAGAAGCGGTATCAGTACGAGAAGGAAAAATCAATTAG
- the rlmN gene encoding 23S rRNA (adenine(2503)-C(2))-methyltransferase RlmN, with protein MTANLLNFDAKGLTDFCIEIGEKPFRAKQLLRWIHQSSVIDFASMSDLAKSLRDKLTDLAVIEAPQVISDHVASDGTRKWLLSVGTENAIETVFIPEVNRGTLCVSSQVGCALACTFCSTGKQGFNRNLTVAEIIGQLWIANKLLREDLRQFSNDISDSERLVSNVVMMGMGEPLANFENVAMALDLMLDDHAYGLSRRRVTVSTSGLVPAMDRLRERCPVALAVSLHASNDALRDHLVPINKKYPIQELLAACRRYLAVAPRDFVTFEYVMLDGINDTALHARELIQLVRDTPCKFNLIPFNSFHGSEYKRSASENIRVFRDILMQAGYVVTVRKTRGGDIAAACGQLAGQVKDRTRRTAAISM; from the coding sequence GTGACTGCGAATCTGCTTAATTTTGATGCAAAAGGATTGACTGATTTTTGTATTGAAATCGGCGAAAAGCCTTTTCGTGCGAAGCAATTATTACGCTGGATTCATCAATCCAGCGTAATTGACTTTGCCAGCATGAGCGATTTAGCAAAAAGCTTACGCGATAAATTGACTGACTTAGCGGTTATTGAAGCACCGCAAGTAATTTCTGATCATGTCGCATCTGATGGAACACGTAAATGGCTATTGTCAGTCGGTACTGAAAATGCTATTGAAACTGTTTTTATTCCTGAAGTAAACCGTGGTACATTGTGCGTTTCTAGCCAAGTCGGATGTGCGCTGGCTTGTACTTTCTGTTCGACCGGTAAGCAGGGTTTCAATCGTAATTTGACTGTCGCGGAAATTATTGGACAGTTATGGATTGCCAATAAGTTACTTCGAGAGGATTTGCGACAATTTTCAAATGATATTTCTGATTCGGAGCGCCTTGTCAGTAATGTCGTTATGATGGGAATGGGTGAGCCGCTAGCCAATTTCGAGAATGTGGCTATGGCGCTGGACCTGATGTTGGATGATCATGCCTATGGTTTATCTCGGCGGCGTGTTACTGTAAGCACTTCAGGATTGGTCCCTGCGATGGATCGGTTACGTGAGCGCTGTCCAGTAGCATTGGCCGTATCATTGCATGCATCAAACGATGCGTTACGAGATCATTTGGTACCTATTAATAAGAAATATCCGATTCAAGAATTGCTGGCGGCTTGCAGGAGATATCTTGCCGTGGCTCCTCGAGATTTTGTGACTTTTGAGTATGTAATGCTCGATGGCATTAACGATACTGCGCTACATGCGCGTGAGTTGATTCAGTTGGTTCGAGATACGCCTTGCAAGTTTAATCTGATTCCTTTTAACTCGTTTCACGGCTCCGAGTACAAACGATCTGCATCGGAGAATATTCGTGTTTTTCGTGATATCTTGATGCAAGCAGGCTATGTTGTTACGGTCAGAAAAACTCGAGGAGGCGACATCGCTGCCGCCTGCGGTCAGTTGGCAGGGCAAGTAAAGGATAGAACGCGCCGTACGGCAGCTATTAGTATGTAA
- the ndk gene encoding nucleoside-diphosphate kinase, whose product MAVERTLSIIKPDAVAKNVIGQIYSRFESNGLKIIAAKMVHLSQFDAEQFYAVHRGRPFFMDLVKFMTSGPVMVQVLEGENAIKKNRDLMGATDPKKADKGTIRADFADSIDANAVHGSDAPETAAVEIACFFPALNVYSR is encoded by the coding sequence ATGGCAGTTGAAAGAACGTTGTCCATTATTAAACCGGATGCGGTTGCAAAGAATGTTATTGGGCAAATTTATTCACGTTTTGAATCAAATGGTTTGAAAATTATCGCAGCAAAAATGGTACACCTGTCTCAATTTGATGCTGAACAATTTTATGCGGTGCATCGTGGCCGTCCTTTTTTTATGGATTTAGTCAAGTTCATGACTTCTGGGCCGGTAATGGTGCAGGTTTTAGAAGGTGAAAATGCCATCAAGAAGAATCGCGATTTGATGGGGGCGACTGATCCTAAAAAAGCGGACAAAGGTACTATTCGCGCTGATTTTGCCGACAGTATCGATGCGAATGCCGTTCACGGTTCAGATGCTCCAGAAACGGCGGCAGTCGAAATTGCTTGTTTCTTTCCTGCTCTGAATGTTTATTCACGTTAG
- a CDS encoding DUF3025 domain-containing protein, whose translation MPPQVWNANFMALSPMFGSFLQFKEYIESMREWPTYDDFNHLNALKGYEMRTQSDKSICFVPPHASKVGVEGSYETGIYLTGEIPTRFGNWHDFFNALVWQVFPIAKSVLNYLHFHSQHLESAHNFKQRSPLRDAVTIFDESGVIVVSSSVKLISMLKAFCWEELFWNERSAVLSEMRFYVFGHGLYEKALNPYIGMTGKGMCFHVQSSFFEQAVPEQLAAVDVMLRLHLLESFSSNADLTPVPLLGYPDWDKNNNDKSYYRNKNYFRNRPT comes from the coding sequence ATGCCACCGCAAGTTTGGAATGCCAATTTTATGGCGCTATCCCCTATGTTTGGTTCATTCTTGCAGTTTAAAGAATACATTGAGAGTATGCGGGAATGGCCAACCTATGATGATTTTAATCATTTGAATGCACTCAAAGGCTATGAAATGCGCACGCAATCCGATAAAAGTATTTGTTTTGTTCCGCCACACGCAAGCAAAGTAGGAGTCGAAGGAAGTTATGAAACAGGAATCTATTTAACCGGAGAGATTCCTACGCGTTTCGGTAATTGGCATGATTTTTTTAACGCATTGGTTTGGCAGGTATTTCCCATTGCTAAATCCGTATTGAATTACTTGCACTTTCATTCACAGCATTTGGAATCCGCGCATAATTTTAAACAACGCAGTCCGCTAAGAGATGCTGTAACAATTTTTGATGAGTCGGGTGTTATCGTTGTGAGTAGCAGTGTTAAACTGATTAGTATGTTGAAAGCATTTTGCTGGGAGGAATTGTTTTGGAATGAGCGTTCGGCTGTTTTATCGGAGATGCGTTTTTATGTATTCGGTCATGGGTTATATGAAAAAGCATTGAATCCGTATATCGGAATGACTGGTAAAGGAATGTGCTTTCATGTGCAGAGTAGCTTTTTTGAGCAGGCAGTGCCAGAACAGTTGGCAGCTGTGGACGTAATGCTGAGGCTGCATTTATTAGAATCTTTTTCCTCGAATGCTGACCTAACGCCTGTTCCTTTGTTAGGATATCCTGATTGGGATAAAAACAACAATGATAAATCTTATTATCGTAACAAAAATTACTTTCGCAATCGACCGACTTAA
- a CDS encoding EI24 domain-containing protein yields MSSVFIAIVNALRDLFRLRVAWIIIWPLMLSATFWFGIGYIFWDELSVLMYQAFDLMGIGERLANIQAPWLASSIQFLLHILIIGPLVIITTLIITSIFVMPALIKLVADRSYPKLMRENGGGVTGSVVNTLLASGIFIVIWIVTLPLWTIGVGFVVPFVAAAFMNQQLFRYDALSEHANKQEIKAVVMRNKYALWVLGLLTGLMQFVPILNFFAPIFTALAFIHFGLHQLELLRLKTTQTDTVQLYQ; encoded by the coding sequence ATGTCTTCCGTTTTTATAGCAATTGTTAATGCATTGCGCGATTTATTTAGGCTCCGAGTTGCTTGGATCATTATTTGGCCATTAATGCTTTCAGCGACCTTTTGGTTCGGCATTGGATATATTTTTTGGGATGAATTATCGGTCTTGATGTATCAAGCATTCGATCTGATGGGCATTGGAGAGCGATTGGCCAATATTCAAGCGCCGTGGCTTGCTTCAAGCATTCAGTTTCTTTTGCATATCTTGATCATAGGTCCTTTGGTTATCATCACTACCCTGATAATCACGTCTATTTTTGTAATGCCAGCATTGATAAAGTTGGTTGCTGATAGAAGTTATCCAAAGCTTATGCGGGAAAATGGTGGTGGCGTAACTGGCAGTGTGGTGAATACACTGCTAGCCAGTGGTATTTTTATCGTAATCTGGATTGTTACTTTGCCTTTGTGGACGATAGGTGTTGGGTTTGTTGTTCCTTTTGTTGCTGCGGCATTTATGAATCAGCAATTATTTCGTTATGATGCGCTATCGGAGCATGCGAATAAACAAGAAATTAAAGCAGTCGTGATGCGCAATAAATATGCTCTCTGGGTACTGGGCTTACTGACTGGGTTGATGCAGTTTGTTCCTATACTGAATTTTTTTGCGCCGATTTTTACAGCACTGGCATTTATTCATTTCGGTTTACATCAGTTAGAGCTTTTACGCCTAAAAACTACTCAGACGGATACTGTCCAATTGTACCAATAG
- a CDS encoding hotdog fold thioesterase: protein MTSIWFKDYTVEYLEGLRNANMAEYIGIHFIEIGADFLKGGMPIDYRTMQPFGILHGGASCVLSETMGSIAGWMTIDPDKYRAVGLELNINHIRAVTRGSVIGTCTPLHVGKRTQVWQTDITEEATGKRVAISRLTLAIIEQGTLSAQKEHVAVEKMHSPG, encoded by the coding sequence ATGACATCAATTTGGTTTAAAGATTATACGGTTGAATATCTCGAAGGATTGCGTAATGCAAATATGGCGGAATATATCGGTATTCATTTCATTGAAATAGGTGCGGATTTTTTAAAAGGAGGGATGCCGATAGATTATCGTACCATGCAACCTTTTGGTATTTTGCATGGTGGTGCCAGTTGTGTTTTGTCTGAAACCATGGGAAGTATTGCTGGGTGGATGACAATTGATCCAGACAAATACCGTGCGGTCGGATTGGAGCTTAATATTAATCATATTCGCGCGGTAACTCGAGGTAGCGTCATTGGCACATGCACTCCATTGCACGTTGGTAAGCGTACACAGGTATGGCAAACCGACATCACCGAAGAGGCAACCGGGAAACGCGTTGCTATCTCAAGGCTAACTCTAGCGATCATTGAGCAGGGTACTTTGAGCGCGCAAAAGGAACATGTGGCTGTCGAGAAGATGCACTCACCAGGATAG
- the rfbD gene encoding dTDP-4-dehydrorhamnose reductase encodes MRILLFGKNGQVGWELQRSLAPLGEIVALSSSSQELCGDLMRFDDVRQTIQSVAPDVIVNAAAYTAVDKAESDAKQADILNAQAPALLAQEAKQRDICLIHYSTDYVFNGESDKPYHETDLPDPLNVYGNSKLQGESNIIASGCQYLIFRTSWVYAAHGNNFIKTILRLSQQREKLSIVNDQIGAPTGAELIADVTAHAVHTLKFQSTASGLYHLTAKECTSWYEFAQFILKYVEREYTYFTKPPSQLIAIPSTDYPVPAKRPLNSRLDTSKLEQMFGLSLPNWQNGVLRVLDEILTLKI; translated from the coding sequence ATGAGAATTCTATTATTCGGTAAAAATGGGCAAGTTGGCTGGGAGTTGCAACGCAGCCTCGCGCCATTAGGAGAAATAGTAGCGTTAAGTTCATCCAGTCAAGAACTATGTGGCGATTTGATGCGTTTTGATGATGTGCGTCAGACGATCCAAAGTGTTGCACCAGATGTTATTGTCAATGCGGCTGCTTACACAGCAGTTGATAAAGCCGAAAGCGATGCGAAACAAGCCGATATTCTTAACGCCCAAGCGCCGGCATTATTAGCTCAAGAAGCTAAGCAACGTGATATCTGTTTGATTCATTATTCAACGGATTATGTATTTAATGGTGAAAGTGATAAGCCTTATCATGAAACGGATCTACCTGATCCACTGAATGTCTATGGAAATAGCAAACTGCAAGGAGAAAGCAATATCATTGCATCCGGATGTCAGTATTTGATTTTTCGCACCAGTTGGGTTTATGCGGCGCATGGGAATAATTTCATCAAAACGATTTTGCGACTATCACAGCAGCGTGAGAAACTGAGTATCGTGAATGATCAGATTGGTGCTCCAACTGGCGCTGAACTGATTGCCGATGTGACCGCGCATGCAGTGCATACATTAAAGTTTCAATCTACAGCATCCGGGCTATATCATTTGACGGCCAAAGAATGCACGAGCTGGTACGAGTTTGCTCAGTTTATTTTGAAATATGTCGAGCGAGAGTATACTTATTTTACTAAACCACCCAGTCAACTCATTGCAATTCCAAGTACCGACTATCCGGTGCCGGCGAAGCGTCCGTTAAACTCTCGACTAGATACATCAAAATTGGAACAAATGTTTGGACTAAGTTTGCCGAATTGGCAAAACGGAGTGTTGCGAGTGTTAGATGAGATACTTACTTTGAAAATTTAA
- the rfbB gene encoding dTDP-glucose 4,6-dehydratase — MILVTGGAGFIGSNFVLDWLQQSDEGVVNVDKLTYAGNLQNLSSIKNDTRHIFIQGDIGDVELITRLLKQYQPRAIVNLAAESHVDRSIHGPEDFIQTNILGTFRLLEAVRAYWAQLDHVARSDFRFLHVSTDEVYGSLAPHSPAFSETHGYQPNSPYSASKASSDHLVRAYHHTYGLPVLTTNCSNNYGPYQFPEKLIPLIICNALAGKSLPIYGDGLQIRDWLFVTDHCIAIRRVLEMGVPGDTYNIGGWNERANIEIVQTICELLTEIYPDRQFLQLITHVTDRPGHDRRYAIDATKIKRELNWRPVETFATGIRKTIHWYLDNQQWTTDVQTGAYRQWIEKNYQQRTL, encoded by the coding sequence ATGATTCTGGTAACGGGTGGAGCAGGATTCATCGGTAGTAATTTCGTTTTGGATTGGTTGCAGCAGAGTGATGAGGGTGTTGTCAATGTCGATAAATTGACCTATGCCGGTAATTTGCAAAATTTATCCAGTATTAAAAATGATACTCGACATATTTTTATCCAAGGTGATATTGGTGATGTCGAGCTGATCACGCGACTTCTGAAGCAATATCAACCGCGTGCTATCGTAAACCTGGCAGCAGAGAGTCATGTCGACCGATCGATTCATGGTCCGGAAGATTTTATTCAAACGAATATTTTGGGTACGTTTCGTTTATTGGAAGCCGTCCGTGCTTATTGGGCACAATTGGATCATGTAGCCCGATCCGATTTTCGTTTTTTGCACGTATCTACTGATGAGGTGTACGGATCGCTAGCACCGCATTCCCCAGCATTCTCTGAAACACACGGCTATCAACCTAACAGTCCGTATTCGGCGAGTAAAGCTTCGAGTGACCATTTGGTTCGCGCTTATCATCACACGTACGGGTTGCCCGTACTGACTACGAATTGTTCGAATAACTACGGACCTTATCAGTTTCCGGAAAAATTAATTCCTTTGATAATCTGTAACGCGTTGGCAGGAAAGAGCTTGCCTATTTATGGCGATGGTCTACAGATTCGGGATTGGCTTTTTGTAACGGACCATTGCATAGCGATTCGCCGAGTTTTGGAAATGGGAGTACCTGGGGATACCTATAATATTGGAGGATGGAATGAAAGAGCCAATATCGAGATTGTTCAAACAATTTGCGAACTTTTGACAGAAATCTATCCAGATAGGCAGTTTCTACAATTGATTACGCACGTTACCGATCGCCCTGGACACGACAGGCGCTATGCTATTGATGCAACAAAAATCAAGCGTGAATTGAATTGGCGACCAGTAGAAACTTTTGCAACCGGTATCCGTAAAACTATTCATTGGTATTTGGATAATCAGCAATGGACGACAGATGTTCAAACAGGCGCTTATCGTCAATGGATTGAAAAAAACTACCAGCAACGAACATTATGA